TGTCGCCAACCCCCGCCAGGTCCGCGCGCTGCTCGCAGGCGTGCGTGACCAGGGCCCGCGTGGGCGGCATCTGGAAGCGTTCTTCGCGTGCCTGTACTACGCGGCCATGCGTCCCGCTGAGGCCGCCGGACTGCTCGTGAGTCAGTGCCACCTCCCGGAAACGGGGTGGGGCATGCTCACCCTTCGGCAAGGAGTGGTCCGGGCCGGACGGAGCTGGACCAACGATGGAACGGCTCATGAGACACGCCACCTCAAGGCTCGCGCCAAGAAAGACTCCCGTCCGGTACCGATCCCGCCGCACTTCGTCCGTCTGCTGCGGCAGCACATCGCCACGCACGGCGCAGCGCCCGACGGCCGACTCTTCCGGACGAACCGTGACGGCCTACTGCAAGAAACCGGCTATGGGGAGGTATGGGCAAAGGCCCGGAAAGACGTGCTCAGCGAGGCGGAAACGGCTTCGCTCCTGGCCCGCCGCCCCTACGACCTGCGGCACGCCGGCGTCTCGTTCTGGCTCAGCTCCGGGGTGGACGCGATGGAGTGCGCCCGCCGCGCTGGACACAGCATCGCGGTACTGCACAAGGTGTACGCCAAGGTGCTCGACCAGACACGGGAGCATGCGAACAGCCGAATCGATGCGGCCCTTCGGGAGTGGAACGAATCGGAGTGATCAAGCTCTCCCCCGGGGGACACCTGGGGGACACAGGCTGATCGAGAGTGAGAAACGGGCGACACGAGGTGAGACACGTCCACTCGTCGTCCACGGTCAATCGAACGGCACCCAGAACGAAGAAACCCCCTCCGACCTGCCGTTAAGGCTGGTTGGAGGGGGCTTCCCTCAGCGTGGCGGCGCCAGGATTCGAACCTGGGAAGGCTGAGCCGGCAGATTTACAGACCGCGCCCACGAGGGTCCCTGACCAGATGCTTTCCGTGTTGCACGGCATAGCGCCCCACGCGCACCCCACAAAGCGCTATCAGTACCGCGTTGACGGCGCCTCGGGGTCCGGCGTCTGATCCTCGAAACCGTGATCCGCCGGCCCAGTGAGTCGCTGAGCTAGCCATCCAGAGACGCGCGGACCACCGTTCACTGCGCCACCCTCACGGACCGTACGCACGTACTCGAATCCCTGCGTGAGGTAGTAGCGCTGGAGAGCCTCGTTCGTGGTCCATGCGTCCAGCCGTAGCCATTTAGCCCCGGCGCGATAGGCGCGCTCCCCCGCCCAATCGAGCAGCCGACCCCCGATGTTCTGTCCAGCGTGTGTGCGCGCCACAGTCAGCTTGTTGACGAACATGGACGGCTCTTGCAGCTCATCCTCCGTCCAGAGCCCTTGTTCCGCGTCGGGAGTGAGGGTGATGGTCGCGGCTGTGGCGTTACCGTCCATGACCATGAAAACGGCGCCTGCCTCAATGGTGGCGAGCAGGCGGTCAGCGGGATACGGGCGTTGCCACTGGTCGCTTCCGAGTCGCGTGAGCCAAGCCGCTGCCTCCTCGCGGAAAGCCAGCAGCTTGGACACGTCATCGGCTTGAGCGGGGAGGATTCTCACTGAGGTTCGTTCTCACTTCGG
This Streptomyces sp. NBC_00377 DNA region includes the following protein-coding sequences:
- a CDS encoding GNAT family N-acetyltransferase — protein: MRILPAQADDVSKLLAFREEAAAWLTRLGSDQWQRPYPADRLLATIEAGAVFMVMDGNATAATITLTPDAEQGLWTEDELQEPSMFVNKLTVARTHAGQNIGGRLLDWAGERAYRAGAKWLRLDAWTTNEALQRYYLTQGFEYVRTVREGGAVNGGPRVSGWLAQRLTGPADHGFEDQTPDPEAPSTRY